Proteins encoded by one window of Kribbella italica:
- a CDS encoding cytochrome b N-terminal domain-containing protein: MATKELPPPVAWVDDRIGIAKLGKKNLRKVFPDHWSFMLGEIALYSFIILLLTGVFLTFWFKPSMAEVEYQGSYSLLKGLHMSEAYASTLDISFDIRGGLLMRQIHHWAAVLFVASMMVHLLRIFFTGAFRKPRELNWVIGFGMLFLGIIEGFIGYGLPDDLLSGTGLRITQGMIQASPVIGTWLSFFIFGGEFPGDDFVSRFFTVHVLLIPGLILALVTAHLMLVVYHKHTQYPGPGRTEKNVVGYPLMPVYMAKAGGFFFVVFGITALMGALLQINPVWLYGPYNPAEVTAGSQPDWYMGWLEGSVRIMPGFESHFWGVTLSWNLLIPALIIPPAFVTLVALYPFIEQWITGDKREHHLLDRPRNQPTRTGIGAAFITFYGLLWIGGGNDLVATHFGISLNSVTWFLRFAVFLGPVFAFWATRRIAISLQRADNDRLLHGLETGVIMRSPDGEYTEKHAPISNYEAYSLTARDRTLPLEVGPETDENGVAAPHRGLTRVRAALSRFYFADAVQKPTATEIEEAHAHGHGHDDHEELGHSDEVPGLTGTVEVDDETARGQITKH; the protein is encoded by the coding sequence GTGGCCACGAAAGAACTTCCCCCGCCGGTTGCCTGGGTCGATGACCGGATCGGCATCGCCAAGCTCGGCAAGAAGAACCTGCGCAAGGTCTTCCCCGACCACTGGTCGTTCATGCTCGGTGAGATCGCCCTCTACAGCTTCATCATCCTGCTGCTGACCGGCGTCTTCCTCACCTTCTGGTTCAAGCCGTCGATGGCCGAGGTCGAGTACCAGGGCTCGTACAGCCTGCTCAAGGGCCTGCACATGTCCGAGGCCTACGCCTCGACCCTCGACATCTCGTTCGACATCCGCGGCGGCCTGCTGATGCGGCAGATCCACCACTGGGCGGCCGTGCTGTTCGTCGCCTCGATGATGGTCCACCTGCTGCGCATCTTCTTCACCGGCGCGTTCCGCAAGCCGCGCGAGCTGAACTGGGTGATCGGCTTCGGGATGCTGTTCCTCGGCATCATCGAGGGCTTCATCGGCTACGGCCTCCCCGACGACCTGCTGTCCGGTACGGGGTTGCGCATCACGCAGGGCATGATCCAGGCCTCGCCGGTGATCGGGACCTGGCTGAGCTTCTTCATCTTCGGTGGCGAGTTCCCCGGCGACGACTTCGTCTCCCGGTTCTTCACCGTGCACGTCCTGCTCATCCCCGGCCTGATCCTGGCGCTGGTCACGGCGCACCTGATGCTGGTCGTGTACCACAAGCACACCCAGTACCCCGGTCCCGGCCGGACCGAGAAGAACGTCGTCGGCTACCCGCTGATGCCGGTCTACATGGCCAAGGCCGGCGGCTTCTTCTTCGTCGTGTTCGGCATCACCGCCCTGATGGGCGCGCTGCTGCAGATCAACCCGGTCTGGCTGTACGGGCCGTACAACCCGGCCGAGGTGACGGCAGGCTCACAACCCGACTGGTACATGGGCTGGCTGGAAGGCTCGGTCCGCATCATGCCCGGCTTCGAGTCCCATTTCTGGGGCGTGACGCTGAGCTGGAACCTGCTGATACCGGCGCTGATCATCCCGCCGGCGTTCGTCACCCTGGTGGCCCTCTACCCGTTCATCGAGCAGTGGATCACCGGCGACAAGCGGGAGCACCACCTGCTCGACCGGCCGCGCAACCAGCCGACCCGGACCGGGATCGGCGCCGCGTTCATCACCTTCTACGGCCTGCTGTGGATCGGTGGTGGAAACGACCTGGTCGCCACGCACTTCGGGATCTCGCTGAACTCGGTCACCTGGTTCCTGCGGTTCGCGGTGTTCCTCGGCCCGGTGTTCGCCTTCTGGGCGACCCGCCGGATCGCGATCTCGCTGCAGCGCGCCGACAACGACCGGCTGCTGCATGGCCTGGAGACCGGCGTCATCATGCGGTCGCCCGACGGCGAGTACACCGAGAAGCACGCCCCGATCTCGAACTACGAGGCCTACTCCCTGACCGCCCGCGACCGGACGCTGCCCCTCGAGGTCGGCCCCGAGACGGACGAGAACGGCGTAGCGGCTCCGCACCGCGGCCTGACCAGGGTCCGCGCGGCGCTGTCCCGCTTCTACTTCGCCGACGCGGTGCAGAAGCCGACCGCTACGGAGATCGAAGAGGCTCACGCCCACGGCCACGGTCACGACGACCACGAGGAGCTCGGTCACAGCGACGAGGTCCCCGGGCTCACCGGCACCGTCGAGGTCGACGACGAGACGGCCCGCGGGCAGATCACCAAGCACTGA
- a CDS encoding ubiquinol-cytochrome c reductase iron-sulfur subunit, whose product MSDKNLPAVSGDDDHGHGAVELAEPIADPGIEPHEHRITDIDPKAADRVERQVATMFTLAGLLALGSCVGYFAIPRDAILEFGPLSGNANNMTLGLCLGLALFLIGAGAIQWAKKLMVDTEIVELRHDASASPEQRADIIEGFQAGAAESGFGRRTLIRRSLIGAMALLGLPAVVLLRDLGPSPGRKLYDTIWAQGIRVVNDVTLRPIKPSDLVVGQLVNAAPANLAPLQEESAVEYQNAKAKAAVIVVRIAPSEIRPPAGRENWGIDGILCYSKICTHVGCPISLYEQTTHHVLCPCHQSTFDLADGAKVIFGPAARPLPQLPLAVDAEGYLVAQSGFTEPVGPSFWERG is encoded by the coding sequence ATGAGTGACAAGAACCTTCCCGCGGTGAGCGGGGACGACGACCACGGCCATGGCGCCGTGGAGCTGGCCGAGCCGATCGCCGATCCGGGCATCGAGCCGCACGAGCACCGGATCACCGACATCGACCCGAAGGCCGCCGACCGGGTCGAGCGGCAGGTCGCGACGATGTTCACGCTGGCCGGCCTGCTCGCGCTCGGTTCCTGCGTGGGGTACTTCGCGATCCCGCGCGACGCGATCCTGGAGTTCGGCCCGCTGTCGGGCAACGCGAACAACATGACGCTGGGCCTGTGCCTGGGTCTGGCGCTGTTCCTGATCGGCGCCGGCGCCATCCAGTGGGCCAAGAAGCTGATGGTCGACACCGAGATCGTCGAGCTGCGGCACGACGCGAGCGCCAGCCCCGAGCAGCGCGCGGACATCATCGAGGGCTTCCAGGCCGGTGCCGCCGAGTCCGGCTTCGGCCGCCGTACGCTGATCCGCCGCTCGCTGATCGGCGCGATGGCGCTGCTCGGCCTGCCGGCCGTCGTCCTGCTGCGCGACCTCGGCCCCTCGCCGGGCCGCAAGCTGTACGACACGATCTGGGCCCAGGGCATCCGGGTCGTCAACGACGTCACGCTGCGCCCGATCAAGCCGTCCGACCTGGTGGTCGGTCAGCTGGTCAACGCGGCGCCCGCGAACCTCGCTCCGCTCCAGGAGGAGAGCGCCGTCGAGTACCAGAACGCCAAGGCCAAGGCGGCGGTGATCGTGGTGCGGATCGCACCGAGCGAGATCCGTCCCCCGGCCGGCCGCGAGAACTGGGGTATCGACGGCATCCTGTGCTACTCGAAGATCTGCACCCACGTCGGGTGCCCGATCTCGCTGTACGAGCAGACCACCCACCACGTGCTCTGCCCGTGCCACCAGTCGACGTTCGACCTGGCCGACGGAGCGAAGGTCATCTTCGGGCCTGCTGCCCGTCCGCTCCCGCAGCTACCATTGGCCGTGGACGCGGAGGGCTACCTGGTCGCGCAGAGCGGCTTCACCGAACCGGTCGGCCCGAGCTTCTGGGAACGAGGGTGA
- a CDS encoding c-type cytochrome — protein MSEKRLSLSPARFLSARRRHRSAGLVVLLFGLLAVGSAYAAFAPDNAVADNSAQSQQIEEGKKLFAVGCASCHGLNAEGGGNGEGDLAGPSLIGVGAAAVDFQVGTGRMPAMQPGAQIPRKTPAYTPEEIEALAAYVASLAPGPAVPASESYDISKATDDQVTRGGELFRTNCTACHNFAGSGGALPNGRYAPSLMGVDPVHVYEAMLTGPQQMPVFSDQVLQPDDKRDIIAYLNALQEQKDPGGFGLGRLGPVSEGLWGWLVGIGLLVGVAVWIGAKGVRAKGAKAE, from the coding sequence ATGAGTGAGAAGAGACTTTCCTTGTCACCGGCGCGCTTTTTGTCTGCGCGACGACGGCACCGGTCAGCCGGCCTCGTCGTGCTCCTGTTCGGCCTCCTCGCAGTGGGTTCGGCGTACGCCGCCTTCGCCCCTGACAACGCGGTCGCCGACAACTCGGCCCAGTCCCAGCAGATCGAGGAGGGCAAGAAGCTCTTCGCGGTCGGCTGTGCCAGCTGCCACGGCCTGAACGCCGAGGGCGGCGGCAACGGCGAGGGCGACCTGGCCGGTCCGTCGCTGATCGGCGTCGGCGCGGCCGCGGTCGACTTCCAGGTCGGCACCGGCCGGATGCCGGCCATGCAGCCCGGCGCGCAGATCCCGCGCAAGACCCCGGCGTACACGCCGGAGGAGATCGAGGCCCTGGCCGCGTACGTCGCGTCGCTGGCGCCCGGCCCGGCGGTGCCGGCGTCGGAGTCCTACGACATCAGCAAGGCGACCGACGACCAGGTGACCCGCGGTGGCGAGCTGTTCCGGACCAACTGCACGGCGTGCCACAACTTCGCCGGAAGCGGCGGCGCGCTGCCGAACGGCCGCTACGCTCCGTCGCTGATGGGGGTCGACCCCGTCCACGTCTACGAGGCGATGCTCACCGGGCCTCAGCAGATGCCGGTCTTCTCCGACCAGGTGCTGCAGCCCGATGACAAGCGCGACATCATCGCCTACCTGAACGCGCTGCAGGAGCAGAAAGACCCGGGTGGCTTCGGACTCGGCCGTCTCGGCCCGGTCTCCGAGGGTCTGTGGGGCTGGCTGGTCGGGATCGGCCTGCTGGTCGGCGTAGCGGTCTGGATCGGCGCCAAGGGCGTCAGGGCCAAGGGAGCGAAGGCCGAATGA
- a CDS encoding cytochrome c oxidase subunit 3 codes for MATATALPASREHGHHDRPSMVSVGTIVWLSSELMFFAALFAAYFTIRSVTTAAAAPGAETLWDASTALLNIPFAAVNTTILVLSSFTCQFGVFAAEHGRVGRTGSVLNVRSWGMREWFILTYLMGAVFIAGQVTEYATLIHEGVTIASSPYGSVFYLTTGFHGLHVTGGLIAFVYVLARTYMARKFTHEQAVSAIVVSYYWHFVDVVWIALFATIYLLK; via the coding sequence GTGGCCACTGCAACCGCACTCCCAGCGTCCCGTGAACACGGACACCACGACCGTCCCAGCATGGTCAGTGTCGGCACGATCGTCTGGCTCTCGAGCGAACTGATGTTCTTCGCCGCCCTGTTCGCGGCGTACTTCACGATCCGGTCGGTGACGACCGCCGCCGCGGCACCGGGAGCGGAGACTCTGTGGGACGCCTCCACAGCGCTCCTGAACATCCCGTTCGCGGCGGTGAACACCACGATCCTGGTGCTGTCGTCGTTCACCTGCCAGTTCGGCGTCTTCGCCGCCGAGCACGGCCGGGTCGGCCGGACCGGATCGGTGCTGAACGTCCGCTCCTGGGGCATGCGTGAGTGGTTCATCCTCACGTACCTGATGGGCGCGGTCTTCATCGCCGGCCAGGTGACCGAGTACGCCACGCTGATCCACGAGGGTGTGACGATCGCCTCGTCGCCGTACGGATCGGTCTTCTACCTGACCACCGGGTTCCACGGTCTGCACGTGACCGGCGGTCTCATCGCTTTCGTGTACGTGCTCGCACGGACGTACATGGCTCGTAAGTTCACCCACGAACAGGCCGTCTCGGCGATCGTCGTGTCGTACTACTGGCACTTCGTCGACGTGGTCTGGATCGCCCTGTTCGCGACCATCTACCTGCTCAAATGA
- a CDS encoding cytochrome c oxidase assembly protein translates to MLPLHAGPGDQIEPITPLRLLTAWTFEPVLLTVIVAVGALYLYGVHRLRARGDKWSRGRTFSFVGVGLGSAVIATQSVLGAYDTVLLSVHMAQHMVLSMLTPLAMALGAPVTLALRTLPQRPRGWLLSVLHSRFAKVICFPMIGFTLFVLSPWALYFSGWYDATLRSTLLHDLLHVHFIAVGALFFWPLLGLDPVPGRVIYPFRLILTFLTLPFHAFLGITIMSANKLIAEDWYTAFGRSWPPSPLRDQYIAGGLLWGSGDIVGLIFFGVLFVQWVRQSQREAKREDRRLDRLEEQARRAARPPR, encoded by the coding sequence GTGCTTCCCCTCCACGCCGGACCCGGCGATCAGATCGAGCCGATCACGCCGCTGCGGCTGCTGACCGCCTGGACCTTCGAACCGGTGCTGCTGACCGTGATCGTGGCCGTCGGCGCCCTCTACCTGTACGGCGTCCACCGCCTGCGCGCGCGGGGGGACAAGTGGTCGCGCGGACGGACGTTCTCCTTCGTCGGCGTCGGTCTGGGCAGCGCGGTGATCGCGACCCAGTCGGTGCTCGGTGCCTACGACACCGTCCTGCTCAGCGTGCACATGGCCCAGCACATGGTGCTGTCGATGCTCACCCCGCTCGCGATGGCGCTCGGCGCGCCGGTGACGCTTGCTCTGCGCACCCTTCCGCAGCGGCCGCGCGGATGGCTCCTCTCCGTCCTGCACTCGCGGTTCGCCAAGGTGATCTGCTTCCCGATGATCGGCTTCACGCTGTTCGTCCTGAGCCCCTGGGCCCTCTACTTCAGCGGCTGGTACGACGCGACGCTGCGCTCGACGTTGCTGCACGACCTGCTGCACGTCCACTTCATCGCCGTCGGCGCCCTGTTCTTCTGGCCGCTGCTCGGCCTGGACCCGGTGCCCGGCCGGGTGATCTACCCGTTCCGGCTGATCCTGACCTTCCTGACGTTGCCGTTCCACGCCTTCCTCGGGATCACGATCATGTCCGCGAACAAGCTGATCGCCGAGGACTGGTACACCGCGTTCGGCCGCTCCTGGCCGCCGTCACCGCTGCGTGACCAGTACATCGCGGGCGGTCTGCTCTGGGGCTCCGGCGACATCGTCGGACTGATCTTCTTCGGCGTGCTCTTCGTCCAGTGGGTGCGTCAGTCGCAGCGTGAGGCCAAGCGTGAGGACCGGCGGCTGGACCGGTTGGAGGAACAGGCGCGCAGAGCCGCGCGGCCACCCCGGTAG
- a CDS encoding response regulator transcription factor, translated as MSSERPLKVLVYSDDRTTRESVRLALGKRPAADLPELEYFECATEPAVIKTMDKGGIDLAILDGEAVPAGGMGIARQLKDEIFRCPPVLVITGRPQDAWLATWSRAEAAVSHPIDPVRLAEVTAGLLRQRVESLPATT; from the coding sequence ATGAGTTCAGAGCGTCCGCTGAAGGTGCTGGTCTACAGCGACGACCGTACGACGCGGGAGTCGGTCCGCCTCGCCCTGGGCAAGCGGCCGGCCGCCGACCTGCCCGAGCTCGAGTACTTCGAGTGCGCGACCGAGCCGGCCGTGATCAAGACCATGGACAAGGGCGGCATCGACCTGGCCATCCTGGACGGCGAGGCCGTTCCAGCCGGCGGGATGGGCATCGCCCGGCAGCTCAAGGACGAGATCTTCCGCTGCCCGCCGGTCCTGGTGATCACCGGCCGTCCGCAGGACGCCTGGCTGGCCACCTGGTCGCGCGCCGAGGCCGCGGTCTCGCACCCGATCGACCCGGTCCGGCTCGCCGAGGTGACCGCCGGGCTGCTGCGGCAGCGGGTCGAGTCGCTGCCCGCGACGACCTGA
- the trpD gene encoding anthranilate phosphoribosyltransferase, whose protein sequence is MTAAFTWPQVLNPLLRHEDLDGAATGWAMEQILSGAATPAQLAGFVIALRSKGETVVEVEGLVTTMRDFATRLEVSGRTLDVVGTGGDQAHTVNISTMSAIVAAGAGAKILKHGNRAASSACGAADVLEELGIPLDLTADQVAAVGERAGITFCFAPAFHPALRHAAVPRRELGVPTTFNFLGPLANPGNPSAQAVGVGDGRVAGLMAGVLARRGIDALVFHGDDGLDELTTMTTSQVWSVGGGSVEGPVTLDPRELGIEPVPTGALRGGDAPYNAKVVRALLDGETGPVRDVVLLNAGAALAAYDAQPGTVQTRIRAGMDRAAEAIDSGAAKDVLERWITICREVRG, encoded by the coding sequence ATGACCGCCGCATTCACCTGGCCGCAGGTGCTCAACCCGCTGCTGCGGCACGAGGACCTCGACGGCGCCGCCACCGGCTGGGCGATGGAGCAGATCCTGTCCGGCGCGGCCACACCGGCCCAGCTGGCCGGGTTCGTGATCGCGCTGCGGTCCAAGGGCGAGACGGTCGTCGAGGTCGAGGGACTCGTCACCACGATGCGCGACTTCGCCACCCGGCTGGAGGTGTCCGGCCGCACGCTGGACGTCGTCGGCACCGGGGGTGACCAAGCACACACGGTGAACATCTCCACCATGTCGGCGATCGTCGCGGCCGGGGCCGGGGCGAAGATCCTCAAGCACGGCAACCGCGCGGCCTCGTCCGCGTGCGGCGCTGCCGACGTACTGGAAGAGCTCGGGATCCCGCTCGACCTGACCGCGGACCAGGTCGCCGCGGTGGGGGAGCGGGCCGGGATCACGTTCTGCTTCGCGCCGGCGTTCCACCCGGCGCTGCGGCACGCGGCCGTCCCGCGGCGCGAGCTCGGCGTACCGACGACGTTCAACTTCCTCGGCCCGCTGGCCAACCCGGGCAACCCGTCGGCCCAGGCCGTCGGGGTCGGCGACGGGCGCGTCGCGGGCCTGATGGCCGGCGTACTGGCTCGGCGGGGGATCGACGCGCTGGTCTTCCACGGCGACGACGGGCTGGACGAGCTGACCACGATGACCACGTCGCAGGTCTGGTCGGTCGGCGGTGGATCGGTCGAGGGACCGGTGACGCTGGATCCGCGCGAGCTGGGGATCGAGCCGGTGCCGACCGGAGCGCTGCGGGGCGGCGACGCGCCGTACAACGCGAAGGTGGTCCGGGCCCTGCTGGACGGGGAGACCGGGCCGGTGCGGGACGTAGTACTGCTCAACGCGGGTGCGGCGCTGGCGGCGTACGACGCTCAGCCGGGGACGGTGCAGACGCGGATCCGGGCCGGGATGGACCGTGCCGCCGAGGCGATCGACTCGGGTGCGGCCAAGGACGTGCTGGAGCGGTGGATCACGATCTGCCGGGAAGTTCGCGGCTGA